GTGGCCACCCACAAGAGCTTCTTCACCATCACGTAGATGGCGCCGATGACCACCGCGACCGTGAGCGCGAGCACCAAGAGAACGTCCATCAGCGTACCCCGCCCTTCTTGCCCGTGAGGAGTTGGTTCATGTCCACGCCCAAGGCCGCACCGGTTTCTTTCAACACCTCGGATACGGCCGCCGGGAAGCTCGCTACCGCACCCGTGAAGCTTTCGCCGTCGCCGCCGTCGACCACGGACAGGTCTGCGATCTTGGTGCGCGTGACGCGGGCGACGGCCGCTTCCACGAAGCTCTTCAAGTGTTGCAGCACGTACAGATCGCGGCCGTCAGCGCCCGCCGCCTGCCACTCCTGAGCCACCACCGCCAGCGCGCCCGCCGCGGCCTTGCCGCTCTCCACCACCGGCGCTGCGCGCCCGCGAGCGTCTGCCTCGGCGGCCAAGCGGTCCGCCTCCGCGGGCAAGAATACGTCGCATTCCAAACGCAGCCGCTCGAGCTCCGCGCGCATCGACTGCAGCTCCTGCTCGGCTTGGGCGCGTGCCGTTTCCGCAGCGACTTCGGCCTCGTTTTCGATGGCCTTGGCTTCGGCTTCCAGTCGCGCCATTTCGCCACGCAGCTCGTTGCGCTTGGTGAGCACCTGCGCCTCGGCTTGCTTTTGTGCTGTTTCCGCTCGCCGCCGGGCAGTGGCTTGCGCCTCCGCGATGGCCTGGTTCGCGATGTTCTCCGCGTTCTGGGCGTCGCGGATCATGCGGGCGATGCGCGCGCGGCCAAGGTTGTTCAAGTAGCTCTGCTCGTCCGACACGCTCTGCACCTTGAGCACATCGAGCTCGAGCCCCAGCTTGTCGAAGTCCTCCTTGGCGTTCTTGATCAGCGTCTCGGCGAACTTGAGGCGATCCTCGTTCACCTCTTCCGGCGTGAGCTCGGCGACGACCTCGCGCAGCACGCCTTCCAGCGTTTGCTGGGCCACCGCACCGATCTGGCGTGGAGTCATCGACAGCGAACGCTCGATGGCGTTGCGCATGAAGGTGGCGTCGTTGCTCAACTTCACGTTGGCGATGGCGTGCACCATCAACGGGATGCCACCCTTGGAGTACGCGTTCTGCACCTCCACCTGCACGGGGATGAGGCGCATGTCCATGCGGTTCACCTCCTCGAGCACCGGAACGCGGAAGCCGCGGCCTCCGTGCAGCACGTTGTAACCGACGGTGGAGCCGTCCGAGAGCTTGTGCTTTCGGCCGCTGATCACGACGATTTCGTTGGGCTTGCAGATGACGAGAAACCGCGAGACGACGAAGATGACGAGGGCCAGCAGGACGACGAGCCCGACGGCTCCCCCCAGCAGCATCATGGCCGTATCCAGGTCCGTCCCCAGGTCCGGAATATCGGTGGGCATGGTGGCGGAGGATAGGTCACCCCCTCCGCGCGCGATACCAAAAGTCAGCGTTTGGGCGGCAGGAGCTCGGGCGGGGGCCGCCCCACGCGCGCGGTGCCGGAATCGACCTCTTCGACCAGGACCATGTCGCCGGCTTCGAGGTCGTCCTCGTCGGTCGTCGCGAGCAGGTCCACGGTCTGCCCCTTGAGCTCGATGCGCACCTTGCCGTGGGCACGACGGCTCACGGGAACGAGCACCTTGCCCACACTTCCAACGGCGTCCGTCGTGCTCCCGCCAGAGCTCATCTCCGCACGGGAAAGCAGACGAAACGTCAGCGAAGCCGCGAGACCCGAAACCAGCCCCATGGCCACCGCCAAGCCAATGGTGACGGGGCTCGTCGTCATACGGAAGTAGTGCAGCAACGTGCCCACCATGCCGAACGCCAGGAAGGCGAAGGTCCAGAACCGCAGCGACAGGAAAATCGGCAAGAATCCGCCGTCGCCGTGGCCCACGTGGCCATGGTCCGCGTCCACGTCGGCGTCGATGTCCGCGTCGATGTCGCCGTCCGCGTCCACGTCCAAGTGCGCGTCGGCGTCCGCATCTCCGTGGCCGGAGAAGAGCAGCTGCATGGCGATGGTGCCAACACCGACAATCAGCGCAGCGAGGTAGAGGATCCCCACGAGCGCATTCTAGGCCAGACCTCCGGTTTGGCTATGAAATGCGTCAGCTGCCGGCCCGCCGTGGACGGTGGTATAGACGGAGCGTGCTGATCCGACCCCGACGAAACCGCGCCCGAGCCGCCACCCGCGGGTTGGTGCGTGAAACCGAGCTGTCCGCCGCGCACCTGGTGCTGCCCATGTTCGTGCACGAGGGGGACGGCGAAACGCCGATCAAAAGCATGCCTGGCCACTCGCGCCTCGGCATTCGCCGCTTGGTGGAAAAGGCCGCCCAGGCCTACGAGCTGGGCGTGGCCGGCGTCGCCCTGTTTCCGGCGCTGGCGGACGACTTGAAAGATTCTCGCGGCAAGGAGAGCGAAAATCCCGAAGGCCTGCTGCAGCGCACGATTCGCGCGCTCAAGAAGGACGTCCCGGAGCTGCTCGTGATCCCGGACGTGGCGCTGGATCCGTATTCCAGCGACGGCCACGACGGCGTGGTGATCGACGGCCGCATCGACAACGACATCACGGTGCCGATCCTGGCCAAGATGGCCGTGGCCCAGGCCGCCGCCGGCGCGGACATCGTGGCCCCCAGCGACATGATGGACGGCAGGGTCGGCGCCATCCGCCGCGCTCTGGACGAAGCCGGCTACACCGACGTCGGCATCTGCAGCTACTCGGTGAAGTACGCCTCGGCGTTCTACGGCCCCTTCCGCGACGCCCTCGACTCGGCGCCCAAGAGCGGCGACAAGAAAACGTATCAGATGGATCCCGCGAACGTGCGCGAGGCGCTGCGAGAGATCCGCCTGGACGAAGCCGAGGGCGCGGACTGGCTGATGGTCAAGCCGGGGCTGCCCTACGCGGACGTGATTCGCTTCGTGCGCGACAACACCGCCCTGCCGGTGGCGACGTATCACGTGAGCGGCGAGTACGCGATGCTCAAGGCCGCCGCCGAAAAGGGCTGGCTCGACTTCGACAAGTGCCTGCTCGAGAGCCTTACTTGCCTGCGCCGCGCCGGCGCCGACGTGATCTTCACCTACGGCGCCGTGGAAGCCGCCAAGCTCCTCCGCTGACCGCATTCCTTTGTTGGTCCGGCGCGAGCCCCGTCGCGCGGCGAACACACGGTGCGTCGCACTGACGCCGGCCTCTTGCGTCACGTCCGGCTCCTATGTACCGGATGAGGCTCGATGAACATCAAGACGGCGACATTGGGTGTAGCTTCGGTGGCGATTGCGCTGTTGGCGTGCAAGGAGAACAAGGCACCGGCGCCAGCCGCCACGACCACCCCGGTCGCGGCTCCCGCGCCGACGCCGAGCCCCACCGTCGCCGAGACCGCCACCGCCGCGCCGGTGGAGAAGCCCGACGTGGACGAGCATGGCATCCCGGAGATCCCGACCGGCCGCTCGAACCCGCCCACCGTCGCGGAGTGGAGCGCGGCGGCCACGGTCAACACCCAGGGCGCCAACTCGCAGGCCCAAGATTGCTTCATGAAGATCGTGCGCGAGTGGGTGAAGGTGCACTGCGAGGGCGACGTCAAGAGCATCTCCGACAAGGACGGCCTGCCGCGTTCGAGCGCCGATTACTACGAGTCGATCCGGCTCGGCACGATGGCGGACTTCGTGTTCCGGCTG
This window of the Polyangiaceae bacterium genome carries:
- a CDS encoding flotillin family protein, yielding MPTDIPDLGTDLDTAMMLLGGAVGLVVLLALVIFVVSRFLVICKPNEIVVISGRKHKLSDGSTVGYNVLHGGRGFRVPVLEEVNRMDMRLIPVQVEVQNAYSKGGIPLMVHAIANVKLSNDATFMRNAIERSLSMTPRQIGAVAQQTLEGVLREVVAELTPEEVNEDRLKFAETLIKNAKEDFDKLGLELDVLKVQSVSDEQSYLNNLGRARIARMIRDAQNAENIANQAIAEAQATARRRAETAQKQAEAQVLTKRNELRGEMARLEAEAKAIENEAEVAAETARAQAEQELQSMRAELERLRLECDVFLPAEADRLAAEADARGRAAPVVESGKAAAGALAVVAQEWQAAGADGRDLYVLQHLKSFVEAAVARVTRTKIADLSVVDGGDGESFTGAVASFPAAVSEVLKETGAALGVDMNQLLTGKKGGVR
- a CDS encoding NfeD family protein; amino-acid sequence: MGILYLAALIVGVGTIAMQLLFSGHGDADADAHLDVDADGDIDADIDADVDADHGHVGHGDGGFLPIFLSLRFWTFAFLAFGMVGTLLHYFRMTTSPVTIGLAVAMGLVSGLAASLTFRLLSRAEMSSGGSTTDAVGSVGKVLVPVSRRAHGKVRIELKGQTVDLLATTDEDDLEAGDMVLVEEVDSGTARVGRPPPELLPPKR
- the hemB gene encoding porphobilinogen synthase, with the translated sequence MRQLPARRGRWYRRSVLIRPRRNRARAATRGLVRETELSAAHLVLPMFVHEGDGETPIKSMPGHSRLGIRRLVEKAAQAYELGVAGVALFPALADDLKDSRGKESENPEGLLQRTIRALKKDVPELLVIPDVALDPYSSDGHDGVVIDGRIDNDITVPILAKMAVAQAAAGADIVAPSDMMDGRVGAIRRALDEAGYTDVGICSYSVKYASAFYGPFRDALDSAPKSGDKKTYQMDPANVREALREIRLDEAEGADWLMVKPGLPYADVIRFVRDNTALPVATYHVSGEYAMLKAAAEKGWLDFDKCLLESLTCLRRAGADVIFTYGAVEAAKLLR